The DNA segment TCCGCATGAAGGGCAGCTTTCGCACGGGAGCAATACGGTAATTACCCAGGGAATGTATCAAAGTACATTTCTATGCAGGGCATATTCTTGTCAGGATGTAGGAAAGATCTTGCTGAATAATCCTACAGGGGGATTTTACCTGAATTTCTTAACGGCAGTCATGGTGGTGTTGCCATTGGGTAAACCGGTGATTGTGGGCGGACCGAAAGTCGAACAAGAATTAAAGCTGGCCGATCTGATCAATAGTCTGATGTTGATGGGGCTGATGCATGGGTTAAAGTTTGCGGTTAAAATGTTAGGTAAACTGCTGACCAAACTGATGGCCAAGATAGAAGCTAAGTTTCCAGGTTTTAAGAAATATAGGGCTGCGGTACAACCTTATGTCTGTAAGTATCTTGGTGAACCAGTGGATGCTGCAAGTGGACACATGGCGAGTTATTTAGACGGATTTACGTTGCCAGGGCCAATTCCTTTTGTGTGGGAAGCAAATTATTACAGCGATAGCAATTATGATGGGCCGTTAGGTAAGAATATTTACCATAGTTACGACATCACACTAATGGTGGATGGTGAAGATGCTATGGTGATCATGAATGATACTGCCGGGAGGCCAGTGGTGTTTCCGGTTCTTCAGCCAGGGACCAGTTTCTATAATCCGATGGAGAAATATGAACTGCACCGGGATGAGAAAGGAGAGTATTTTGTGAGTCATAAGGATGGCTTGTATTATTACTTTAATGGGCCATTACAGGGAAGCAATGGACATGGTAATCTGAGGAGCATTGTGAACCGCAATGGTTTTGCGATCCGTTTTACTTACAATCATAAGGGACAACTGACCCAGATTAAGGATAGCGCGGACAGGTTGATTACGGTAGAAAGCAATGAGGAAGGGTTGATCAGCGCATTGAAATTGCCAAATCCTGCATTGGGAAATAGCGGGAGTAGCTTTGATGCGGTTCGCTATACTTATACCAAAGAAGGTAATTTAAATGGCTTGTATAATGCGGAAGGATATTTGAATCGTTTCGCCTGGAAAGACAGGTACATTATTGCGCGCAGGTTTAATGATGGAACGGTCTTTACTTTTGAATATGATAAGGTGGGAAGGTGTACAGCTGCGCTTGGACCTGATGGTCTTTTCAGTTATACTTTTGTTTATCTGGAGGGACATACGATTGCGACAAATAGCTTGGGGCATAGTAAAGATTATTATCATCAGGGAGGAATTGTAACCAAGATTGTGAATAGCTTAGGTGGTGAGCAGCTGTTTACTTATGATGATTGTTTTAACCTGATTGCGGAGAGTAATGAGGTGGGAGTAGCGACGACATATGCGTATGATGATAAAGGGAATCTGATTTCTATTAATCTGCCTGGACAGGGGGAGTTGGCAATAAAATATAGTACACAGAATAAACCTCTGGAGACGACACTTCCTAATGGAGGTGTATGGAGTTATGAGTACGATGATATGGGTAACTTATTGAAGCGTACGAATCCATTGGGGGCATCAATAAGTTATATATATAATAATGACGGTCTTGTCCAAAATATTATAAATGCTTTAGGTCAAGTAACACAATTCAGGTATGACAGGGAATATAATCTTGCCTTGGGAGAATTACCGAATCGACGGAGAGTAACATTTTATTATGATGCATTAGGTCGATGTATTGAGATAAAGGACCCTTTAGGTAATACACAATATCGGAAATATAATCTTTTAGGCAAGGTGACTGAAGTGAATCTGGATGGTAACTTACAACATCTGGTTTATGATAGTAGGGGTAACATAATTGAAATAAAAGATAAATATTATAAGGTTAATTTAGAGCGTAATTTCTTTGGAAATGTGATCAGAAGGAGCGAAGCAGGAGTAAGTATTAACTTTGTTTATGATAAAGAAGGTCAGCTTAATTCAGTAATTAATGAGCATGATGAGCGATACACCTTAGAGTTGGATAGCGAAGGAAATGTGGTTGTTGAAATAGGATTTGATGGTCTTAAAAAGCATTATACACGTAATTCTTCGGGACAAGTTGTGCAATTACAACGTCCAAATGGTCATGTAGATGCCTACGAATATAATAGTGCCGGAAAATTAATAACTCTTCTGCATCGTACAGATGGCAGTTGCGAAAACTATGGCTATGATAATATGGGTAAACTAGTTAACGCTACAAACCAACATGCAGAGATAGAATTAGTGAGGGATTTGATGGGGCGGGTGGTACAAGAGAGCTGTAATGATCATTGGATTAGCAGTATTTATAACCTATTAGGACAGCGCACAGATCTGACGAGTAGTTTAGGTGCCAATGTTCAGATGAATTATGATGAGGCTATGAGCATGCTGGAAAGTATAGAGGCTAATGGCTGGCAGGCAACATTCAGGCGTAACCAAGAAGGGCAGGTCTTACAAAGAGACTCAACCGGAGGTGTACATGAATATTTTGACTACGATCAAACTGGCAACCTTATTCAGCAAAGTATCAAAAAAGATAAACGTTCCGTTTACCAAAGAAAATATACATGGGATGGGGAGCAACTTGTTGGAGTTAATGATTCAACTACAGGGGCAAAATTATTCAGGCATGATGTCCATGGGAATCTTGCTGAAGTTACTTACGGAGATGGAACGGCAGAATTTCGCATGCCTGATGCGGTAGGTAATCTTTTTGAGAGTAAACAAAGGGACGATCGTATATACGACAAAGGTGGACGTTTGAAAGGAAGTAAGTCCTGTAAGTACCAATATGATGATGAAGGTAAGTTAATAGAAAAAAGAGAAGTTAACGGTAATACCTGGAGGTATCATTGGAACGAGAGTGGTATGCTTGAAAAAGTGGTACGACCAGATAATGTTGAAGTCAGTTTCGCTTATGATGCATTAGGTCGTAGGCTATGGAAAAAATATAAAAAAACAATTACTAGATTTGTTTGGGACGGAAATAAACCGTTGCACGAATGGAAAGAGTTTGATACAAGGGAAAGTACGGTGGATGAGATGATTACCTGGGTGTTTAACAATACTGATTTTAGCCCCGTAGCAAAGATAAAGGGGGGTAAAAAATATAGTATTGTTGCAGATCATTTGGGTACACCGATACAAGGCTATAATGACGAGGGAGACTTAATTTGGCAAAGGGAAATAGATAGCTATGGGAAGCCAAAGATGCAAAAGGGTGAGGCTGGCTTTTGTAACTACATGTTTCAAGGACAAACATTGGATATTGAAACCGGATTATCTTATAACCGTTTTCGATATTACAGTCCAGACGAAGGGATGTATATTAGTCAGGATCCTATTGGATTAGCATCCGGTGAGCTTAACTTTTATGCTTATGTTCATGATCCTTCAAATTGGCTAGATGTCTTTGGATTGGAGAAGTGTTTATTGAGCGCTGAGGATAAAAGAAAACTCAGAGAGATGTACAGCGATGAGTTTATCGATAGGCCACATGATCATCATGTTGTGAGAGAAAATGCTCCATCTAACTGGGATGATACACATAGAAATTATATACTTGATTCTCAGAAAATTATTAGTGATGCAGGGATAGGGTTAAATGATGATATTAGAAATTTTACAAGAGCAGCAAATGGGGACGGAGCCCATACTAAAAAGGCTGCGAAGCATGTTTGGGAGCAGCTTTCAACTAGTGACAATGTAGCGGAAACAATGAGTGACTTAGCTAAAGCGATGAACCAAGGAGACTTCTTTTAAAAGAATTAGATACTAATTATGAATTACAAATCAAACGATATTAATGTCGCTATTAAAAATGGCGATCTGGATAAAATCAAATTAATTCTGGATGAGCAACCGAATTTATTAACTGTCGAATATTTTGGTGTTCTTGAAACACCGCTACATTATTGTGCAAGGTATGGAGATCTTAAAGTTTTTAAATTTTTCGTAAAACAAGGTTTAGATGTAAACATTTCTTTAAAGGGCCATGAGACACCGTTAAATGTCGCTGGTACGGAAAATAATATTGAAATTGCAAGTTGGTTATTGGAGAACGGTGCTTATGTAGATGGCGTAGAGAGCTGTCTTTTATCACCTTTGATGAGCGCAATTACGTTTGGTCATTTTGAAATGGTGAAACTGTTAGTGAGCCATGGAGCTAACGTTAATAGAATGCATATCAGGAATGGAATGCTTCCATTAGATCTTGCAATTTCACTAAAGGATCCAAAAATTGCTGATTATCTAAAATTACATAAAGCAAAAAGTCATTACATCTTGCCGGAGTGGGTTGAGAATGAAATTCCAGGAAGTGGTATTTTAAGTCATGTAACTTTGAGGTTGGGAAAGATATTACCCGTAGATGTTGCTTCCTTCGCTAAGGATAAGCCTGTGGTGCAAAAGTTGGTGCCTGCTAATAATAAAAAGAACAGGGTCTTATTTACTTTTGGTTTGTTTGATTTTCATAAACCGATGATCGAACTGTTCATCGTTTTGGAGGGGTATTGGAATTTTTATGTTCAAACAGCTGAAAATCAATTTCCAATACAGTTGTTGTCGAAAATTACGCAATCGGTGAAAGAAGGAATGAAGATCTCGGAAGGCGATTATATTCTGGCAGAGGACGATCGTTTCAAAGATCTGAGCTGGCCGGAGGGGATCGCCGCATTTTGTGTGGTTGATCTAAAATGGCCAGGAGGAAAAGATGCAGATCAAAATTTGGCCGCTTCTGAAAATGATGAAATTGTAACGCTATATACCCTTTTGCCTGTTCGAAAAACAAAATCAGGTTTTACTAAAGAGCCAATTGAAAAAGCAAGACTAGCTGGTTGGAAAAAATTAACACTTGAACTTGGAAATGAAGATTGAGATTTCTATATATGAAATAGACTTGAACAGCAACAGATGAATAGTCAAACCTATTCTGTGGTAATTTAGGGCTCAGTTATGATTGTGAGTTTAGTGATTGGCAGTTAGTGATTTAACGAGAAACATAGCAGTATGAAATGCCCGAGATAGATGAAATTAAACAACAGCTTTCTTCTTCTAACAAAGCGCCCACCGATAAAATATCGATGGACGCTTTGTTTTTAAAATAAGAAAGCAGCTATGATCATCAATTCGGATATAACACGCTTGTCGCCAGTGCATCTCCGGCAGTAAATCCTGCCCATGGCAATACAAAGGAGTTCATTACTGAATTGGCATCCACTGAAGGGGTTCCAGGAATAAATACACCAGAAGTTTGATTGGTGTGCATAAAACCAATCGTATGACCCAGTTCATGTGTGATGGCAAAAAGTTTCTGACTGGCACTCATGGTATTGTACTTACTGTTGATCTCTATACTTACGCCCGGCTTACCACTTGATGCAGGAAGATAAGCACGCGCAATCCAATTGGCATTCTCATAACCCATAAATACCCGGGTATCGTAGGCCGTAGTTGAAGTAGTTATCGACATTCCAAGCTCTATGGTGGTACCCTGACCAGGCATATTGTTCCAGTTCGCAATGGCACCCTGAACGGCAGTCTTCCATTGAGCGGTTACCGTTGGCTCAATATAGAGTCTGACATTCTTGTGATAAGGGTCGGCAATGATGTAATTGGATCTCCAATGTTCTGTCTGAGGGCTGCCTGAAGCGCCTTCGTTTTTGATCCTCGCTTCAACATCTTCGCGGCTGATGACGATATCTGTTTGAATGATAAATTTACCGTCTTTAACAACGATGTCTTCTGCTTTGTAGCCTTTTTTAATAAAGTAGGCAATAGACGAGGCATTCTCATCTTCTGCTTTTGGCTGTTGTGCAGCGGGCGTTTCTTTTTTACAGGAAGAAATGATGGACGAGAGTAGCAAGATACAACCTAACAGGCCTACCTTGCTGAGGTAGTGTTTTTTGTTCATGGGATGATTTTAGTTAAGAATGATTAATTTGATTATTGTAATTTAAACAAAAAAATCATCATTATTAAGAATTAATCTTAGAAAAATACTTCGTTTAATCCACTAAAACCGGGTATTCCCTTTTTTGAGACAAAAGACACAAATTCTGAGCTGCGTATAGGTAAATTCCTGTCTCCACATGATCCATGCGGAAACAGGAGAGTCTAACCGTTATTTGATTTCGATTTGACGGCTGGCCATTCTGGCCTCTTCTTTCTTGGCGACATTGATTTTAAGCACACCATCGGTATATTCTGCTTCGATATTGCCGTCATCTGCGGAGTCAGGAAGGGCAAAAGACCTGACAAAAGAACTGTAGCTATATTCCCTTCGGTTATACTTTTTATTCGCTTCTGTTTGCTCTGATTTCTTTTCCACGGCGATCGTCAGCATATTTTTGTCCAGATCAATTTTAAAATCCTCTTTTTTTAATCCCGGAGCACCAAGTTCAATGTGGTAATATCCATCGGTTTCGCTGATATTGACTGCAGGAATTCTGGAAGTCATGCGATCAGAAATAAAAGAATCATTAAAAAATGATTCAAAAATGTCATTGAACCCTGGGCTCAATACATCTCCGTTTCTTCTTTCATTAAATTTTACTAAGGTCATTTTTCAATCCTCCATTTAATTGTTAAGACGTTAGTCCATTCTAACTATATAAAAAACAATCCTGGAAAACAGAGGTTTAAAAAAATCAGAAAAAAAAACATTTGTAAAATTCGCGTGTTATTACATTTTATTTTTCGAGGCATCTATGCCCGTTCTCTTTGAAATCATGGTTTTTATCTAATAAATAGAGATATGAATTATAAGACGATTAATAATAAAGGACAAGCAAAGATTTTTAAAAGTCCATTTTTGGAGCGGTTAACCAAGACCAGGCCATTTGTTATTTATACGATGTACATTCCGCTGGTCACCTTCCTGGTTTTTTACGGGTATTTCGAATGGCATTATCCACCGGAAACCATTTTGATTTTAATGCTGACTGCGATGGTTTTCTGGACATTGGTCGAATACCTGACCCACCGTTTCCTGTTTCATTTCGAAGCGAAAACTGAAATAGGTAAACGTTTGGTCTATATTTTTCACGAAAACCACCATGAATATCCAAGGGATAAATCCAGACTATTTATGCCCCCTATACCCAGCATATTGATTGCCATTCTATACCTGTCTTTTTTCGCTCTGATTTCAGTGGTGTTAACCGGAGAACCGGGATATGGAGTGATCTTTTTCTCTGGCTTTATTTTGGGCTATCTGATTTATGTTTCTATGCATTTTGCCATTCATGCTTACGCCCCTCCTAAATATTTAAAAGCACTGTGGAGACACCATCACCTGCATCATTACAAATATCCGGATAAGGCATTTGGTGTCAGCTCTGCCTTTTGGGATGTTTTTTTTCGCACATCCCCATCAAAAGAACAGTTTAACAATGAAAACCCTAAAAAAGAGGAGAAGATATGATGAATTTCTCAAATCAAAACATGTTGATACTGACAGATTTTTCTGATGTCGCTTTAAATGCCGCGATGTATGCCGCTGCCTTAAGTCGCGAGTTGAATGTTCCAAACATTCTTTTATACTATTCTGATTATATTCCTTCAACAATTGATGTTCCATTGCAAAATGCGATCAGACAAGAGCATGAATGGAAAAAGAATGAGGAGCGGTTGAGGGGCATGAAAAGCAAACTGGAATTGTTAACCAATGGCCAAACCAATGTAAATATACGGATTGATGAGCGGCCACTGGATCTTGCTGTAAATGAACTCGGCAAGACAGAATCTATTGGTTTGGTCGTAATGGGTATAAAGGGGAAAAGCAGGCTGGAACAAACCTTAATCGGCAGCAATACGATCAGGATTGCCAGGATCTGTCACATTCCCTTATTGATCGTTCCCGAAGAGGCCATCTTCACAGGGATCTCAAAGGTCGTCTTTGCCGCGGAGCTAAAGAAGGTAGCCGACACGATCCCTGATCAGACGATTAATAACTTTATTCAGGCGATTAAAGCAAAACTATTGGTCTTAAATGTAGATAAATATGAGGAGCATCGGTTTAACCCGGAAACAAAAGCCGAGGAAGCGAGCCTGAGAAGCCGGTTTGGAGAAGAGGCAAGTTACCATTACAGTGAGGAGGGGGATGTGGCGAGGGGCATTACCAGATTTGCGGAAGAACATCAGGTAGACCTGATCATCGCTGTTCCGAAGGAACATGGATTTTTTGAAAGCCTGTTTCACCGGAGCCTGACCAGGAAAATGGCTTATCATACGCACATTCCCTTATTACTGATCAAAACATAAAATCTTAGCGACATGAAAAAGAACACCTTATTGGCCATGATGTTGTTGGCCGCTGTTATTCTGCAATGTTGCCAGCCTGCAGATCGGACCGGGGCTGCGGGAGATACGACAACTGCGGTTGATCATACACGCATCAATTCGCCGGGTTCGGCGGCAATAGGAGATGGCATCCAAACGGCCATGTTTCTGGAGAAGGCTGTACTAATGATAAAATTGGAAACGGAATGGGGAAGGCTGGCCAGGGAAAAGGGGGGAAGTCTTCGGGTACGTAATTTCGGGAAAGGAGCCGAAGAGGAACTCACCACGGTTAAGATGCCATTAAATGCCATCGCAGCTGCAAAGGGTCTTAAATTGCCTGATGTTTTACCGGTCAAAGAACAAGTCCGGCTCCGGGAAATGAACAGAATGGAAAAAGAATACTTTGACAAGCTTTACCTGAAAATGGTACTGGAAGATTACCGGAAAAACATAGAACTCTTTAAAGGAGCAGTCAATAGTCCGGATACAATGGTCAGCAATTTTGCCCGCAGGTTTTTACCAGTACTGGAAAAGCGTGGATTGCAGGCCGTTCATTTCAGTAAGCGGTACAGATAATGTGAATTGTTTGATTTTAACCTATCGGAATATGGAATTTATTGGAATTTTATTTGCATTGCTTTTTGCAACGATTTTAACGGCTTTTTTCAATCTGGCTTTTAGAAATACGGGGCCCTGGAGCGGATTTTGGGTTTTCTTTATCTTACTGTTTTTCATTGCCCTTGGTGCAGGAGAATGGGCAGCACCGAGGGGGCCTTCTGCATGGGGATACTATTGGGTGCCGGGTTTGGTAGCAGCGATTATACTGGCATTGGTTTTGGCTGCAGTAACTCCCCACTCAGCAAGCCGAAAACGGAAAGAAGTTGTTGAAACTCCGGAAGAAAGAGAGGAGAAGGTGGTGATCGGGGCAATGGTCGGCGTCTTTTTCTGGATATTGCTTTCGGTATTGGTGTTGGTGGCAATTGCAGGCGTGGCCATAAAGATCTTGTGATGATGGAGGAGGTGGAAAGTAAAGATAAGATGGTGGCCGTAATTGTCGCTCATCCTGATGATGAAACACTATGGGCCGGAGGAACCCTATTGGAGGAATCTTCCTGGCAGGTTTTTATTGCCAGCTTATGTAGAATGGGAGATCAGGACCGTGCGGAGAA comes from the Pedobacter sp. FW305-3-2-15-E-R2A2 genome and includes:
- a CDS encoding RHS repeat-associated core domain-containing protein, which produces MAFKIVNDPIVPAAPVDPKPAAKHFDIVLGLDFHVLKVPWPITPCPITPFAALVFDPMDYIHFTVPAMPVYTDDGFTIAKDVPLGGTVLINDCYRGAAQSALWGMPSVPPLMGKLKGLGKAVKALNLLHSVIPHPLFLLPKFFHPHEGQLSHGSNTVITQGMYQSTFLCRAYSCQDVGKILLNNPTGGFYLNFLTAVMVVLPLGKPVIVGGPKVEQELKLADLINSLMLMGLMHGLKFAVKMLGKLLTKLMAKIEAKFPGFKKYRAAVQPYVCKYLGEPVDAASGHMASYLDGFTLPGPIPFVWEANYYSDSNYDGPLGKNIYHSYDITLMVDGEDAMVIMNDTAGRPVVFPVLQPGTSFYNPMEKYELHRDEKGEYFVSHKDGLYYYFNGPLQGSNGHGNLRSIVNRNGFAIRFTYNHKGQLTQIKDSADRLITVESNEEGLISALKLPNPALGNSGSSFDAVRYTYTKEGNLNGLYNAEGYLNRFAWKDRYIIARRFNDGTVFTFEYDKVGRCTAALGPDGLFSYTFVYLEGHTIATNSLGHSKDYYHQGGIVTKIVNSLGGEQLFTYDDCFNLIAESNEVGVATTYAYDDKGNLISINLPGQGELAIKYSTQNKPLETTLPNGGVWSYEYDDMGNLLKRTNPLGASISYIYNNDGLVQNIINALGQVTQFRYDREYNLALGELPNRRRVTFYYDALGRCIEIKDPLGNTQYRKYNLLGKVTEVNLDGNLQHLVYDSRGNIIEIKDKYYKVNLERNFFGNVIRRSEAGVSINFVYDKEGQLNSVINEHDERYTLELDSEGNVVVEIGFDGLKKHYTRNSSGQVVQLQRPNGHVDAYEYNSAGKLITLLHRTDGSCENYGYDNMGKLVNATNQHAEIELVRDLMGRVVQESCNDHWISSIYNLLGQRTDLTSSLGANVQMNYDEAMSMLESIEANGWQATFRRNQEGQVLQRDSTGGVHEYFDYDQTGNLIQQSIKKDKRSVYQRKYTWDGEQLVGVNDSTTGAKLFRHDVHGNLAEVTYGDGTAEFRMPDAVGNLFESKQRDDRIYDKGGRLKGSKSCKYQYDDEGKLIEKREVNGNTWRYHWNESGMLEKVVRPDNVEVSFAYDALGRRLWKKYKKTITRFVWDGNKPLHEWKEFDTRESTVDEMITWVFNNTDFSPVAKIKGGKKYSIVADHLGTPIQGYNDEGDLIWQREIDSYGKPKMQKGEAGFCNYMFQGQTLDIETGLSYNRFRYYSPDEGMYISQDPIGLASGELNFYAYVHDPSNWLDVFGLEKCLLSAEDKRKLREMYSDEFIDRPHDHHVVRENAPSNWDDTHRNYILDSQKIISDAGIGLNDDIRNFTRAANGDGAHTKKAAKHVWEQLSTSDNVAETMSDLAKAMNQGDFF
- a CDS encoding ankyrin repeat domain-containing protein; the encoded protein is MNYKSNDINVAIKNGDLDKIKLILDEQPNLLTVEYFGVLETPLHYCARYGDLKVFKFFVKQGLDVNISLKGHETPLNVAGTENNIEIASWLLENGAYVDGVESCLLSPLMSAITFGHFEMVKLLVSHGANVNRMHIRNGMLPLDLAISLKDPKIADYLKLHKAKSHYILPEWVENEIPGSGILSHVTLRLGKILPVDVASFAKDKPVVQKLVPANNKKNRVLFTFGLFDFHKPMIELFIVLEGYWNFYVQTAENQFPIQLLSKITQSVKEGMKISEGDYILAEDDRFKDLSWPEGIAAFCVVDLKWPGGKDADQNLAASENDEIVTLYTLLPVRKTKSGFTKEPIEKARLAGWKKLTLELGNED
- a CDS encoding M57 family metalloprotease codes for the protein MNKKHYLSKVGLLGCILLLSSIISSCKKETPAAQQPKAEDENASSIAYFIKKGYKAEDIVVKDGKFIIQTDIVISREDVEARIKNEGASGSPQTEHWRSNYIIADPYHKNVRLYIEPTVTAQWKTAVQGAIANWNNMPGQGTTIELGMSITTSTTAYDTRVFMGYENANWIARAYLPASSGKPGVSIEINSKYNTMSASQKLFAITHELGHTIGFMHTNQTSGVFIPGTPSVDANSVMNSFVLPWAGFTAGDALATSVLYPN
- a CDS encoding Hsp20/alpha crystallin family protein, producing MTLVKFNERRNGDVLSPGFNDIFESFFNDSFISDRMTSRIPAVNISETDGYYHIELGAPGLKKEDFKIDLDKNMLTIAVEKKSEQTEANKKYNRREYSYSSFVRSFALPDSADDGNIEAEYTDGVLKINVAKKEEARMASRQIEIK
- a CDS encoding sterol desaturase family protein, whose translation is MNYKTINNKGQAKIFKSPFLERLTKTRPFVIYTMYIPLVTFLVFYGYFEWHYPPETILILMLTAMVFWTLVEYLTHRFLFHFEAKTEIGKRLVYIFHENHHEYPRDKSRLFMPPIPSILIAILYLSFFALISVVLTGEPGYGVIFFSGFILGYLIYVSMHFAIHAYAPPKYLKALWRHHHLHHYKYPDKAFGVSSAFWDVFFRTSPSKEQFNNENPKKEEKI
- a CDS encoding universal stress protein, whose translation is MMNFSNQNMLILTDFSDVALNAAMYAAALSRELNVPNILLYYSDYIPSTIDVPLQNAIRQEHEWKKNEERLRGMKSKLELLTNGQTNVNIRIDERPLDLAVNELGKTESIGLVVMGIKGKSRLEQTLIGSNTIRIARICHIPLLIVPEEAIFTGISKVVFAAELKKVADTIPDQTINNFIQAIKAKLLVLNVDKYEEHRFNPETKAEEASLRSRFGEEASYHYSEEGDVARGITRFAEEHQVDLIIAVPKEHGFFESLFHRSLTRKMAYHTHIPLLLIKT
- a CDS encoding DUF4142 domain-containing protein, translated to MKKNTLLAMMLLAAVILQCCQPADRTGAAGDTTTAVDHTRINSPGSAAIGDGIQTAMFLEKAVLMIKLETEWGRLAREKGGSLRVRNFGKGAEEELTTVKMPLNAIAAAKGLKLPDVLPVKEQVRLREMNRMEKEYFDKLYLKMVLEDYRKNIELFKGAVNSPDTMVSNFARRFLPVLEKRGLQAVHFSKRYR